One window of the Triticum dicoccoides isolate Atlit2015 ecotype Zavitan chromosome 3B, WEW_v2.0, whole genome shotgun sequence genome contains the following:
- the LOC119275677 gene encoding histone-lysine N-methyltransferase SETD1B-like codes for MASPSKSARTTTFPLPRLRDLIEHDEEDDFVEEEEEDDDEDEDWDIRKRMSLLTVEGSDGGDADDEEDGSADVDEEDEDEVRSDGLNGEYESQQWHPYDSPRNLKPPSSASLPGTPERGAPSQSPWRYSKDYASETEAGWWPGAPHDRRRQHYRRQRMMREVWLDRAWQMRKQRQQLGERGDEVTVVVGNGGESPARGGVAIDMEEARACKDLGFDLPCDWTVEIPSYAVPNVDTASSGGNSPASGSWRISSPGDDPKDVKARLKVWAQAVALSSASRLGS; via the exons ATGGCGTCCCCGTCCAAGTCGGCAAGGACAACGACGTTCCCTCTTCCCAGGCTCCGGGATCTCATCGAGCACGATGAAGAAGATGATttcgtcgaggaggaggaggaggacgacgatgagGACGAGGACTGGGACATCAGGAAGCGCATGTCCCTCCTCACCGTCGAAGGCTCCGACGGCGGTGACGCCGACGATGAGGAAGACGGGTCGGCAGACGTcgatgaggaggatgaggacgaGGTGAGGTCGGATGGCCTCAACGGTGAGTACGAGAGCCAGCAGTGGCACCCGTACGATAGCCCAAGAAATCTGAAGCCTCCCTCCTCGGCCTCGCTACCGGGCACGCCGGAGCGCGGAGCGCCGTCGCAGTCGCCGTGGCGCTACTCCAAGGACTACGCCAGCGAGACAGAGGCGGGGTGGTGGCCTGGCGCCCCCCACGACAGGCGCCGGCAGCACTACCGGCGTCAGCGGATGATGCGGGAGGTGTGGCTCGATCGCGCGTGGCAGATGAGGAAGCAgcggcagcagctgggcgagcgcggCGATGAGGTGACGGTGGTGGTCGGGAATGGCGGCGAGTCCCCTGCGCGGGGCGGCGTGGCCATAGACATGGAGGAGGCGCGTGCTTGTAAGGACCTCGGCTTCGACCTGCCGTGCGACTGGACGGTGGAGATCCCCTCCTACGCGGTCCCCAACGTCGACACTGCCAGCAGCGGCGGCAACTCTCCGGCCTCCGGCAGCTGGCGCATCTCCAGCCCCG GAGACGACCCCAAGGACGTGAAGGCGAGGCTCAAGGTGTGGGCGCAGGCAGTTGCACTATCATCTGCCTCTCGGCTCGGCTCTTGA